One stretch of Pedobacter riviphilus DNA includes these proteins:
- the rpiB gene encoding ribose 5-phosphate isomerase B, whose translation MSDTKIKIAIGADHAGFEYKEILKDFLQNYEVKDFGTYSENSVDYPDFAHPVATAVENGEFTYGILLCGSANGVAITANKHQHIRAGLCWENEVASLVRKHNNANVLCIPARFVSEELAKEITTTFLTTEFEGGRHQNRVEKISC comes from the coding sequence ATGTCTGATACAAAAATTAAAATTGCTATTGGAGCGGATCACGCTGGGTTTGAATACAAAGAAATATTAAAAGATTTTTTACAGAATTACGAAGTAAAAGATTTTGGTACTTACTCAGAAAATTCTGTTGATTACCCAGATTTCGCCCATCCGGTTGCTACTGCTGTAGAAAATGGAGAATTTACCTATGGGATTTTACTTTGCGGATCGGCAAACGGTGTAGCCATCACCGCGAACAAACATCAGCACATCAGAGCAGGTTTATGTTGGGAGAATGAAGTTGCTTCTTTAGTCCGCAAGCACAACAACGCAAACGTTTTGTGTATACCTGCCAGATTTGTTTCGGAAGAACTGGCTAAAGAGATTACCACAACTTTTTTAACTACTGAATTTGAGGGTGGTCGTCACCAAAACAGAGTTGAAAAGATTTCGTGTTAA
- the tatC gene encoding twin-arginine translocase subunit TatC, producing MSDTKKTSLTKAIGQRSTTLEAEMSFFDHLDVLRKHLIRAVIAIAVFTGIAFYFNEEILDKIIFGPKKPDFWTYRMMCKLVEHFPSLGKDMCITKINGEIINTEMAGQFNLQLNVCVMCGIVVGFPYLLWEIWRFIKPALHENERKSASGFVFFASVLFIIGIFFGYFVVCPLSVNFLTGYTVSAEIKNTFTVDSYLSSVATLTLGTGIIFELPVIIFILSKLGLMTPKLMRSSRRYAAVIILIIAAIVTPTPDIMTMLIVATPLFLLYELSIFVSAYIEKKKKKADAAFYAN from the coding sequence ATGAGCGACACTAAAAAAACTTCACTTACAAAAGCTATCGGGCAAAGGAGCACCACTTTAGAGGCAGAAATGTCTTTTTTCGATCACCTGGATGTTCTCCGTAAACATTTAATCAGAGCCGTAATTGCCATTGCCGTTTTTACGGGTATCGCTTTTTACTTCAATGAAGAGATTCTTGATAAAATAATTTTTGGCCCGAAAAAACCAGATTTCTGGACATATCGCATGATGTGTAAGCTGGTAGAACACTTCCCGTCATTAGGCAAGGATATGTGTATCACCAAAATTAATGGCGAAATTATCAATACTGAGATGGCTGGTCAATTTAACCTTCAGTTAAATGTTTGTGTAATGTGCGGTATTGTGGTTGGCTTTCCTTATTTATTGTGGGAAATCTGGCGTTTTATTAAACCGGCATTACATGAAAACGAACGTAAATCGGCCAGTGGTTTTGTATTCTTCGCATCGGTACTTTTCATTATTGGTATCTTTTTCGGATACTTTGTGGTATGCCCGCTATCAGTTAACTTTTTAACAGGTTATACGGTAAGTGCCGAAATTAAAAATACATTCACAGTTGATTCGTATCTGTCATCTGTTGCAACTTTAACTTTAGGCACAGGGATTATCTTCGAACTTCCAGTTATTATTTTCATTTTGTCTAAACTTGGGTTGATGACACCAAAACTGATGAGATCGAGCAGAAGGTATGCCGCAGTTATTATCTTAATCATTGCCGCTATCGTTACGCCAACACCTGATATTATGACAATGCTAATTGTAGCTACGCCATTGTTCTTGCTTTATGAGCTGAGTATTTTTGTATCAGCCTACATAGAAAAAAAGAAGAAAAAGGCTGATGCTGCTTTCTACGCTAACTAA
- the accB gene encoding acetyl-CoA carboxylase biotin carboxyl carrier protein: MDIKQIQELIKFVSRSGVNEVAIEQENFKITIKTNQAPTVVHATVPQAPLVQAAAPVATAPTAPNAATPAVPVAEDTSKYITIKSPMIGTFYRSASPEKPMFVNVGDEISTGKVVCIIEAMKLFNEIESEVSGRIVKILVDNASPVEYDQPLFLVEPI, encoded by the coding sequence ATGGATATCAAACAAATACAGGAACTGATTAAATTTGTTTCTCGTTCTGGAGTAAATGAAGTTGCTATTGAGCAAGAAAATTTCAAAATCACGATCAAAACAAACCAAGCACCAACAGTTGTGCATGCTACAGTACCTCAAGCTCCGCTTGTACAGGCTGCTGCCCCTGTTGCCACAGCTCCTACTGCTCCAAATGCAGCAACACCTGCTGTACCAGTTGCAGAAGACACTTCAAAATACATTACTATTAAATCGCCAATGATCGGTACTTTCTATCGTTCAGCTAGTCCAGAAAAACCAATGTTTGTTAATGTTGGCGATGAGATCAGTACAGGTAAAGTAGTTTGTATTATTGAGGCAATGAAACTTTTCAACGAGATTGAAAGTGAAGTTTCAGGCCGTATCGTTAAAATATTGGTTGATAATGCATCACCTGTAGAATACGATCAACCGTTATTTTTAGTAGAACCTATTTAA